TGTCCAAAATGCCAATCCAAATAGGGTGAAACTAATTTTCAGCAGCAAAAGCATAGCCAGTTTCTAACGTAATATTCGAGCCACTTGAATTTTCCACCGAAGCTGTCTTGCTTCATCTGTATACCCTGTACTACGAAGACCATCAAGGATAGCTCGATGGGTAGCCCTGAGTATTTTCTTGCCATCTCTTAAACATTTCATCATAAGCTTGGATGCACAACGGAACCTTCCAACCTTGCAAAGATTGTGCACCAAGGAGGTGTAGGTAAAGGAATCTTTAGTCTCCATCGATTTATACAAGTCCATTGCACGATCGATTTGACCAGCTTTACAAAAGCCATCAATCATGCAGTTGAGGGCAACCAAGTTTTCACGGAAGCCAATCATTTTCATATATTGTAAATGGTGTTCAGCCCCGATAATATTACCAGCCTTGCACAATCCATCAATTATAATTGTGTGGGTATACTTGTCACACAACAGACCTCCATTCTCTATTTCATCCATCAGCTTATAGGCAGCTTCAAACTTACCTTCTCTACAATACATATTAAGTAAAGTGTTATAAGCCGCTAAATCAAGTTCAATGCCATTTCCCATTGTCTGTTCCATGCAAGCATTTGCCTCTTCTATTCTCCCAGTCTTAACTAAAGCAGCAACAACCGTGCAGTTCGCAAAGCCATCAAAAGTATAACCTTTACTCTTCATCTCTGACATAATCTCTAGCGCTTCGTCATACTGCTTAAACTTAAAGCAGCATTTCATAACTGTAGTGTAGGTTATGGCATTTGGCTCATAACCTGATTCCCCCAGTTCCTTTAGCATTTTTCTTGCTTGCCCCAATCTGCGTGCCTTGCATAGCCCGTGGATAAGAATATTGTAGGTCACTAATTGGGGAACAAATCCATGACGTTGCAAATTCCTAAATAACATTAGGGCATTATCGATGTATTCATTTTTACAAAGGCCATTAAGCATAATGTTAAACGTAGCTGGGTGGGGAGTGAGATTGTGAAGTAAAATATCCTGAAATACTCTGTTGGCTTCATCAGGTTTTCCTAACTTAAAGAAACAATGCATCAGAATATTGTAACTCCATACATTAGGATGTATGCCCGCTTGTAACATTTCCTCAAACAGATCCAGGGATTGTGATAACAGGCAATTCCTGGTGGCCCCGGATAACAAAGAATTGTATGTAATGACATCTGGACTAATCCCAGCCTCTTTCATTCTATGAACAACAGAATAAGCTGCATCCAAGCTAACAAACCGAGAATAGGCACTGAGCAAAGTATTGTAAGTTACCACATCTGGAATCACCCCTAATCTTATGCCATCAATTATAACGGCTTCTGCTCTCTCCAGTAGCCGGGACTTACAAAACGAAGCTATGCATATGTTCAACAGCCTAGTCGATAATCCAGAAACCATCATTTACATCAAACATAATGACTTCCCAAGAGAAACCCAAGCCTGCAATTGTCAAAATACAATGTGTTAACATACACTCCTATTTCTTATCAGTAGAAAACCAAATATTTTATAAGACTCTGATTAAAACATGTCAATCTTGAAGCTTTGTTCCCCTTAAAACCCACATCAGTGAAGATACTCAGAAAATGGTAATGGTAATAAAGcggcaatcatcaataaaaccACTTCCCCTCCAATGTATTCACAACTGTGGAGGGGAAACTTTTAGCTATAGGCAACAAATTTTATAATAAGGAACCTAACGAATATCGGCTGTTATGACAAGTCCTGCAAACAAAAAAGTCCACCAGCTAGAGCTGGAAATACATTTTTAGGCAATAATAACATTAAAAAGTGTTAAACTCGTActgaatacaacaacaacaacaaagccttatgaggtcggctgtatgaatcttATAATGCCACTGCACTCGGTACTCACACTGAATAAAAATCTAAATTGATAATGTTTTTCATTCCATTGCATAAATCCACATTGTCAAATACCAATTGTGTTTCTCAACGTGTGATACTACACTATCATTCATCAATTGCTTTCCCATTCGATTGAATAATCAATTATTCACAATACTCATAGCACAATACGCACACAATATTATTCCAAGACCAAGATATAAACAGCAAGTGCAGTGGAAAGATATAAATTACTCAAAAGCAACTCAACAGCGAAAATTGCTTGAGCATTACGGAATTCGATTGCCAAGACACAGAGGTATTAGGTATtgttgagagagaaagagagagagcataACGGAAGGAGAGCTGGACGCAGAAGACGCTCCCACTCCTTCCTGGTCGAGTTGAGTGAAGTGATTGAGGTGCCGAGCAGAGAGTGCTGGGAAGTAGGAAGCGGCGCTGGAggctttttctcctttttttttttttttttttttttttttgtctatggGCTGGGCTAGTAGTAGGTATTTAGCAAATCCACCCACCATCAAGGGATGACAAGGACAAGTGCTTGAAACATACATACccttcaacacaaaaacaacttcaGCGGCCGAAATGGAAGAGGGCAAGTGAAGTAGTGGGCCATGCAATGCTCATTCAAAAGTCCGAGCAAGATAAGCCCGGCTCTGCGCAAGGCATCAACTGGCAAGGCTGACGTCATTTATGCCGGCCCAACCTTGCGTCAGCTAGCAAGGCTAACGTCAACATGGCGTCAGCTAGCAAGGCTGATGTCAACATGACGTCGGccatgttttttaattttttttatgtgcaTGACGCATGCATTGCTCACTCAAAAGGGAGAGTGAGCCGATAAAAACTGCAGCAGTGAGCCCTGTTGCAACAGAAGAGCCCAATGACTCTATGACGTGGCACATCCCAggctgttggatttccaactGTATAAAAGAATTATCATTGTGACATACAACACATTCCAATGCGCTTGATTTTAAATGAGTTTGAAAATCAAGTGCAAGGATTAACCCAGCACTAACATAGGAAAAAtaggatttttttataaatacccAAACATTCCCCACATTTTATTATTCTATAAACACCCAACCATTTTATTATTCTATAAATACTCAACATCTTATT
Above is a window of Malus sylvestris chromosome 15, drMalSylv7.2, whole genome shotgun sequence DNA encoding:
- the LOC126602012 gene encoding pentatricopeptide repeat-containing protein At5g46680-like, with product MMVSGLSTRLLNICIASFCKSRLLERAEAVIIDGIRLGVIPDVVTYNTLLSAYSRFVSLDAAYSVVHRMKEAGISPDVITYNSLLSGATRNCLLSQSLDLFEEMLQAGIHPNVWSYNILMHCFFKLGKPDEANRVFQDILLHNLTPHPATFNIMLNGLCKNEYIDNALMLFRNLQRHGFVPQLVTYNILIHGLCKARRLGQARKMLKELGESGYEPNAITYTTVMKCCFKFKQYDEALEIMSEMKSKGYTFDGFANCTVVAALVKTGRIEEANACMEQTMGNGIELDLAAYNTLLNMYCREGKFEAAYKLMDEIENGGLLCDKYTHTIIIDGLCKAGNIIGAEHHLQYMKMIGFRENLVALNCMIDGFCKAGQIDRAMDLYKSMETKDSFTYTSLVHNLCKVGRFRCASKLMMKCLRDGKKILRATHRAILDGLRSTGYTDEARQLRWKIQVARILR